A single genomic interval of Methyloceanibacter caenitepidi harbors:
- the tsaB gene encoding tRNA (adenosine(37)-N6)-threonylcarbamoyltransferase complex dimerization subunit type 1 TsaB, whose amino-acid sequence MNILALDTSMGVCSAAVLRTSPSARTEVLREAEMQRGHAEALMPMVEGVLSEAGLAPDDIDTIAATQGPGSFTGVRIAIAAARGLALTCGGALFGTDSLTVMARRAVREGLAPDGPFAVAADARRGMLYFGLFGPDGARLNGPALLGPEDAAVLLPGALTLAVGSGAALLAEAAAAKNRELTPVLPRLQPGALALAELAAESDERDPVLRPLYLRPPDAKPQNTALERRP is encoded by the coding sequence ATGAACATTTTGGCGCTCGATACGAGCATGGGAGTCTGCTCGGCTGCCGTGCTGCGAACCAGCCCATCGGCGCGGACCGAGGTGCTGCGCGAAGCCGAGATGCAGCGCGGTCACGCCGAGGCGCTGATGCCGATGGTCGAGGGCGTTCTTTCCGAGGCCGGCCTCGCGCCTGACGACATCGATACGATCGCCGCCACGCAAGGACCCGGCAGCTTCACGGGCGTGCGCATAGCCATTGCGGCCGCGCGCGGGCTCGCTCTCACCTGCGGGGGCGCCCTCTTCGGTACCGACAGTCTCACGGTGATGGCGCGAAGAGCGGTTCGGGAAGGACTTGCCCCGGACGGCCCGTTCGCGGTCGCCGCCGATGCGCGGCGCGGCATGCTTTATTTCGGCCTCTTCGGACCCGATGGTGCGCGCCTCAACGGCCCGGCCCTTCTCGGCCCCGAGGACGCCGCGGTGCTTCTGCCCGGCGCTCTCACACTTGCTGTCGGGAGCGGCGCGGCACTGCTGGCTGAGGCTGCAGCGGCGAAAAACCGGGAATTGACGCCCGTTTTGCCCCGCCTGCAGCCCGGCGCGTTGGCGCTCGCCGAGCTTGCCGCCGAAAGCGATGAGCGCGACCCTGTCCTGCGGCCGCTCTATCTACGCCCCCCGGATGCAAAGCCCCAGAATACGGCTCTGGAGCGGCGGCCGTGA
- a CDS encoding malonic semialdehyde reductase, whose amino-acid sequence MTDRLPDGSFAQLFHEARTHNAWQDRDVPDALLRELVSLVLLGPTSANCSPARFVFVKSPEAKERLKPFLSDGNREKTMQAPVCAIIGHDLEFHEHLPKLFPHTDAKSWFTGKPEKIAETAFRNGTLQGAYLIMAARALGLDCGPMSGFDPAGVDAAFFDGTNVKSNFLCNLGYGDSSALRPRSPRFDFDQVARIL is encoded by the coding sequence TTGACGGACCGCCTCCCAGACGGATCCTTCGCACAGCTTTTTCACGAGGCGCGCACGCACAATGCCTGGCAGGACCGGGATGTGCCCGACGCGCTGCTGCGCGAGCTGGTGTCGCTTGTCTTGCTGGGGCCGACCAGCGCGAACTGTAGCCCCGCTCGATTTGTTTTCGTGAAGTCCCCCGAAGCCAAGGAACGGCTGAAGCCGTTCCTGTCGGACGGCAATCGGGAGAAGACCATGCAGGCCCCGGTCTGCGCGATCATCGGCCACGACCTCGAGTTTCACGAACACCTGCCCAAGCTGTTTCCGCATACGGACGCGAAGAGTTGGTTCACGGGTAAACCCGAGAAAATCGCCGAGACCGCCTTCCGCAACGGAACGCTGCAGGGCGCCTATCTCATTATGGCCGCACGGGCTCTGGGGCTCGACTGCGGCCCCATGTCGGGCTTCGACCCGGCCGGCGTCGACGCGGCCTTTTTCGACGGCACGAACGTCAAATCGAACTTCCTTTGCAATCTCGGCTATGGCGACAGCTCGGCACTGCGTCCCCGGTCGCCGCGATTCGACTTCGACCAAGTCGCCCGCATCCTCTAA
- a CDS encoding NifU family protein, which translates to MFIQTEATPNPATLKFLPGRTVLGDHDAVEFRAGDEGEASPLASRLFEIDGVSSVFLGSDFISVTKSDGEWPHLKPAILGAIMEHYLSGEATVDEADEVQPGGEEFFEPEDEDTVKTIKELLDTRVRPAVAQDGGDITFQGYRDGVVYLHMRGACSGCPSSTATLRHGIENLLRHFIPEVQEVRPI; encoded by the coding sequence ATGTTTATCCAGACCGAGGCGACGCCAAATCCGGCGACCCTGAAATTTCTACCTGGACGAACCGTCCTCGGCGATCACGACGCGGTGGAGTTCCGCGCCGGCGACGAGGGCGAAGCGTCACCGCTTGCCTCGCGGCTGTTCGAGATCGACGGGGTCTCCAGCGTGTTTCTCGGCTCCGACTTCATCAGCGTGACCAAGAGCGATGGCGAGTGGCCACATTTGAAGCCCGCCATCCTCGGCGCGATCATGGAGCATTACCTGTCCGGCGAAGCCACCGTGGACGAGGCGGATGAGGTCCAGCCGGGTGGCGAAGAGTTCTTCGAGCCCGAGGACGAGGACACGGTCAAGACCATCAAGGAACTGCTCGATACGCGGGTCCGGCCCGCCGTGGCCCAGGATGGCGGCGACATCACCTTCCAGGGCTATCGCGACGGTGTCGTCTACCTGCACATGCGCGGCGCCTGCTCCGGCTGCCCGAGTTCCACGGCGACGCTGCGACACGGCATCGAGAACTTGTTGCGGCACTTCATTCCCGAAGTGCAGGAAGTCCGCCCGATTTGA
- a CDS encoding universal stress protein translates to MSEKSEDKKSKPARRPQKRQIYLKGHKRKFLVVVDETPECESALAFAASRAERTKGQLALLYVIEPEDGAMHWLGVEEIAREEGLNKAKAVFRLFGRKLKSLGFEDLDPEEIVREGSKSEEITKLIEEDPDIGVLVLGASKDPSGPGPLVSSLAGGRLAGVFPTPITVVPGHLSTEEILALA, encoded by the coding sequence ATGAGCGAAAAATCAGAAGACAAGAAGTCCAAGCCGGCGCGGCGCCCCCAGAAGCGCCAGATCTATCTCAAGGGCCACAAGCGCAAGTTTCTGGTCGTTGTCGACGAAACCCCGGAATGCGAGAGCGCGCTTGCCTTTGCCGCAAGCCGCGCCGAGCGCACCAAAGGCCAACTCGCGCTCCTCTACGTCATCGAGCCCGAAGACGGTGCCATGCACTGGCTCGGTGTCGAGGAGATCGCGCGCGAGGAGGGGCTCAACAAGGCGAAGGCCGTTTTTCGCCTTTTCGGGCGCAAACTCAAGAGCTTAGGCTTCGAGGATCTGGACCCTGAAGAGATCGTGCGAGAAGGCTCGAAATCGGAGGAAATCACCAAGCTGATCGAGGAAGATCCCGATATCGGCGTTCTGGTTCTCGGCGCGTCGAAGGACCCCTCCGGCCCCGGCCCGTTGGTCTCGAGCCTCGCGGGTGGCCGGCTCGCTGGTGTCTTCCCGACGCCGATCACGGTGGTTCCGGGACACCTGTCGACAGAGGAGATTCTAGCGCTGGCTTGA
- a CDS encoding DUF2237 family protein, translating to MLQRRSNPFEGQRNVFGDPLKPCSDRPLTGFYRTGCCHTGPEDAGLHTVCVEVTEAFLTFSKARGNDLSTPVPDFGFPGLKPGDRWCLCAARWLEAFEAGKAPRVILGATHEATLELVELEDLKRFAIDLA from the coding sequence ATGTTGCAGAGGCGCTCGAATCCATTCGAAGGTCAAAGAAACGTCTTTGGGGACCCCCTCAAGCCGTGTTCGGACCGGCCGCTCACGGGGTTCTACCGGACGGGCTGCTGCCATACCGGCCCCGAGGATGCCGGGCTGCACACTGTCTGTGTCGAGGTGACCGAGGCGTTCCTGACGTTTTCCAAGGCACGTGGAAACGATCTTTCCACGCCCGTTCCGGACTTCGGCTTTCCGGGCCTGAAGCCGGGAGACCGTTGGTGCCTGTGCGCAGCCCGCTGGCTCGAGGCCTTCGAGGCCGGCAAGGCGCCGCGCGTCATCCTTGGCGCGACACACGAGGCGACGCTCGAGCTCGTGGAGCTCGAAGACCTCAAACGTTTTGCCATCGACCTTGCCTGA
- the mepA gene encoding penicillin-insensitive murein endopeptidase, producing MRRLIIGLPLIILMTGVAVAEVASPQAAVRPQHVAPPDAATSQQDNALNEAQPADGATGEEDVSAQADVPMELPLRRPDPPKDIPPAKLAPANDLFGSVAEPAPLAARSIGGYTKGCLSGGVSLPINGPDWQVMRVSRNRNWGAPQLIDYMERLASDAHALDGWPGLLVGDLSQPRGGPMLTGHTSHQIGLDADIWLTPMPDRVLTQEEREEMTAVSMLKDPFTVDPEVFTDLQIKLIRRAASYPQVGRIFVHPAIKKALCARADVAGKDKSWLAKVRPWWNHHYHFHVRLNCPRGMSGCDSQAPVSGDIGCDDKAFVYWDKKLKISAKWATDHGFSPLDPIRRRPSVSDRKNRGKLGDLPKDCQTVLTSGGVEPLKVGDELPEIAVKAATSKDAGPGVPVLSKEELARALGEKPKKVSMQMPERNPIR from the coding sequence ATGCGTAGGCTGATCATCGGCCTACCACTTATTATCCTGATGACCGGGGTCGCCGTGGCGGAGGTCGCCTCGCCGCAAGCGGCCGTGCGGCCGCAGCACGTCGCGCCGCCAGACGCTGCGACGTCTCAGCAAGACAACGCGCTAAACGAGGCCCAACCAGCCGACGGCGCTACGGGCGAAGAGGACGTGTCGGCTCAGGCGGACGTCCCGATGGAACTTCCGTTGCGCCGGCCCGATCCGCCAAAGGATATTCCTCCGGCGAAGCTAGCCCCAGCCAACGATCTGTTCGGATCGGTGGCAGAGCCTGCCCCGCTGGCCGCTCGGTCAATCGGCGGCTACACCAAGGGCTGTCTCTCCGGGGGGGTCTCGCTGCCTATCAACGGTCCGGACTGGCAAGTGATGCGCGTATCGCGGAACCGCAATTGGGGAGCGCCGCAGCTCATCGACTATATGGAGCGGCTCGCCAGCGACGCGCATGCTCTCGACGGCTGGCCGGGGCTCCTGGTCGGCGATCTATCTCAGCCCCGCGGCGGGCCCATGCTCACCGGCCATACCAGCCATCAGATTGGTTTGGATGCAGACATTTGGCTGACGCCCATGCCAGACCGTGTGCTGACGCAGGAAGAGCGGGAGGAGATGACGGCCGTCTCGATGCTGAAGGACCCCTTCACCGTCGATCCGGAAGTCTTCACGGATCTGCAGATCAAACTCATTCGGCGCGCGGCGTCCTACCCGCAGGTCGGGCGAATCTTTGTCCACCCGGCGATCAAGAAAGCACTGTGTGCGCGCGCGGACGTTGCCGGCAAGGACAAGTCGTGGCTGGCAAAGGTCCGGCCCTGGTGGAATCACCACTACCATTTTCATGTCCGCCTGAACTGCCCGCGGGGCATGTCCGGGTGCGACAGCCAGGCGCCGGTCTCGGGCGATATCGGCTGCGACGACAAGGCTTTCGTGTATTGGGACAAGAAGCTGAAGATCTCCGCCAAGTGGGCGACAGACCACGGCTTCAGCCCCTTGGACCCGATCCGGCGCCGCCCCAGCGTTTCCGACCGGAAGAATCGCGGCAAACTCGGGGATCTGCCGAAAGACTGTCAGACCGTTTTGACATCGGGCGGCGTGGAGCCGCTCAAAGTGGGCGACGAGCTACCTGAAATCGCCGTCAAGGCCGCGACCAGCAAGGACGCAGGGCCCGGCGTGCCGGTCCTCTCAAAGGAAGAGCTCGCCAGGGCCTTGGGCGAGAAGCCCAAGAAAGTCTCGATGCAGATGCCCGAGCGCAATCCCATCCGCTGA
- a CDS encoding L,D-transpeptidase yields MRRFLVLIAILGAAAFLPASAVAGVVAQIDLSSQRMHVYVDGKPAYTWKVSTARPGYRTPTGTYKPYNLVRYHRSTIYNGSPMPYSIFFKGGYAIHGSYETKHLGRPASHGCVRLHPSNAARLYALVQRYGKSNTTIRITR; encoded by the coding sequence ATGCGTCGTTTCTTGGTCCTGATCGCGATCCTGGGCGCTGCAGCGTTCCTGCCCGCATCGGCCGTTGCCGGCGTCGTGGCGCAGATCGACCTGTCGAGCCAGCGGATGCACGTCTATGTCGACGGCAAGCCTGCCTATACGTGGAAGGTCTCGACCGCGCGGCCGGGGTACCGGACGCCGACGGGGACGTACAAGCCCTATAATCTTGTCAGGTACCATCGCTCGACGATCTACAACGGCTCGCCGATGCCCTACTCGATTTTCTTCAAAGGCGGCTACGCGATCCACGGCTCATACGAGACAAAGCATTTGGGCCGGCCCGCTTCGCATGGCTGCGTGCGGCTGCACCCGTCCAATGCCGCGCGGCTTTACGCGCTCGTTCAAAGATACGGCAAGAGCAACACCACGATCCGCATCACCCGTTAA